Proteins encoded by one window of Chondromyces crocatus:
- a CDS encoding PQQ-binding-like beta-propeller repeat protein has product MQHAAYSSGPLIVTAFDGLIVAYDRTTGQTAWRFQTNAEPPHSASPCPAYARIAVELTPVERVFVVTAQLRDRGMLRNKAMYAQITALDYRSGHPLWMQTLDMDQPHGSFSATTLVDGGQVILFHGGGVMACSISTGQILWQRASEHGYGGRFLANVELAVAGKTVKPI; this is encoded by the coding sequence ATGCAGCACGCGGCGTACTCCTCGGGGCCCTTGATCGTGACGGCGTTCGACGGCCTCATCGTCGCTTACGATCGCACCACGGGCCAGACGGCCTGGCGCTTCCAGACGAACGCGGAGCCCCCCCACAGCGCTTCGCCGTGCCCAGCCTACGCCCGGATCGCGGTGGAGCTGACGCCCGTAGAGCGGGTGTTCGTGGTGACCGCTCAGCTGCGCGACCGCGGCATGCTTCGCAACAAAGCCATGTATGCGCAGATCACGGCGCTCGACTACCGATCGGGCCACCCTCTCTGGATGCAGACGCTGGACATGGACCAGCCTCATGGCAGCTTCTCGGCCACGACGCTCGTCGATGGCGGCCAGGTGATCCTGTTCCACGGCGGTGGCGTCATGGCCTGCTCGATCTCGACGGGGCAGATCCTCTGGCAGCGCGCCAGTGAACACGGCTACGGCGGCAGGTTCCTCGCCAATGTGGAGCTCGCCGTCGCTGGAAAGACGGTCAAGCCGATCTGA
- a CDS encoding glycoside hydrolase family 15 protein — protein sequence MPYKPIESYGVIGDMHSVALVGMDGSIDWCCLPHFDSPSIFAAILDDEKGGHFQIVATHEASFKQMYLPDTNVLLTRFLGAEGVGEVCDFMPIHRDKHGNRNGIHQIVRIVRAVRGSIHFRLSCRPAMDFARREHEVVLLPEGAVFDSEGQDVILLSPVPLKEDGKGGVTAEFVVEAGSCVTFALRHADDWTARNDLLSMAIDGEEARSRTVQFWRDWLSKSKYEGRWREMVNRSALVLKLLTFEPTGAIVAAPTTSLPEEIGGVRNWDYRYVWIRDAAFTLYAFLRLGFTEEATQFMEWLRARVSEHDGPSGPLQLMYGIDGRHELPEIDLSHLDGYRGSHPVRVGNLARTQLQLDIYGELIDAVYIYDRHAKRISYDFWCDLRRMVYWVIDNWEREDEGVWEVRNGRRQFVYSKVQCWVALDRALRIADSRSFPIDRPRVIAARDKIYETIMALGYDKERQTFVQVFGENALDASNLIMPLMRFIAADDPRMLGTLDETLKQLVSDSLVYRYELEKGSGLGDGLTGKEGTFSICTFWLVEALARAGRHRQARFIFEKMLTYANHLGLYSEQIGHSGEALGNFPQAFTHLGLVSAAFYLNRVVGKE from the coding sequence ATGCCCTACAAGCCCATCGAATCCTACGGCGTCATCGGAGACATGCATTCGGTCGCGCTGGTCGGCATGGATGGCTCCATCGATTGGTGCTGTCTGCCCCACTTCGATTCACCCAGCATCTTCGCGGCCATCCTGGACGATGAAAAGGGCGGCCATTTCCAGATCGTCGCCACCCACGAGGCGTCGTTCAAGCAGATGTACCTGCCGGACACGAACGTCCTGCTCACCCGGTTCCTCGGGGCCGAGGGCGTCGGCGAGGTCTGCGATTTCATGCCCATCCACCGGGACAAGCACGGCAACCGGAACGGCATTCACCAGATCGTGCGCATCGTCCGCGCCGTCCGAGGATCGATCCATTTCCGCCTGAGTTGCCGCCCGGCGATGGACTTCGCGCGGCGCGAGCACGAGGTCGTCCTCCTCCCCGAGGGGGCCGTGTTCGACTCCGAGGGCCAGGATGTCATTCTGCTCAGCCCCGTCCCGCTCAAAGAGGATGGCAAGGGTGGCGTCACGGCCGAGTTCGTCGTCGAGGCAGGCTCGTGCGTCACCTTCGCGCTGCGGCACGCGGACGACTGGACCGCACGAAATGACCTGCTCTCGATGGCCATCGACGGCGAGGAGGCGCGGTCGCGCACCGTCCAGTTCTGGCGCGACTGGCTCAGCAAGAGCAAGTACGAGGGGCGCTGGCGCGAGATGGTCAACCGCTCCGCGCTGGTGCTCAAGCTGCTGACCTTCGAGCCGACGGGCGCGATCGTGGCGGCGCCGACCACCAGCTTGCCCGAGGAGATCGGCGGAGTCCGGAACTGGGATTACCGCTACGTCTGGATCCGCGACGCGGCGTTCACGCTCTATGCGTTCCTTCGCCTCGGCTTCACCGAGGAGGCGACGCAGTTCATGGAGTGGCTGCGGGCGCGCGTCTCCGAGCACGATGGGCCGAGCGGGCCGCTGCAGCTGATGTACGGAATCGATGGGCGGCACGAGCTGCCCGAGATCGATCTCAGCCACCTCGACGGCTACCGCGGCTCACATCCGGTGCGGGTCGGCAACCTGGCGCGCACCCAGCTCCAGCTCGACATCTACGGGGAGCTGATCGACGCCGTGTACATCTACGACCGCCACGCAAAGCGGATCTCCTATGACTTCTGGTGCGATCTGCGCCGGATGGTCTACTGGGTGATCGACAACTGGGAGCGCGAGGACGAGGGCGTGTGGGAGGTGCGCAACGGGAGGCGGCAGTTCGTCTACTCGAAGGTGCAGTGCTGGGTGGCCCTCGATCGCGCGCTGCGCATCGCGGACAGCCGCTCGTTCCCGATCGACAGGCCCCGGGTCATCGCGGCGCGCGACAAGATCTACGAGACCATCATGGCGCTGGGCTACGACAAGGAGCGGCAGACCTTCGTCCAGGTCTTCGGGGAGAACGCGCTCGACGCGAGCAACCTGATCATGCCGCTGATGCGGTTCATCGCGGCCGATGATCCGCGCATGCTCGGCACGCTCGATGAGACGCTGAAGCAGCTCGTGAGCGACAGCCTGGTGTACCGCTACGAGCTGGAGAAGGGGTCGGGGCTCGGTGACGGGCTGACCGGTAAGGAAGGCACGTTCAGCATCTGCACGTTCTGGCTCGTGGAGGCCCTCGCCCGCGCCGGTAGGCACCGGCAGGCGCGCTTCATCTTCGAGAAGATGCTCACGTACGCGAACCATCTGGGCCTGTACTCCGAGCAGATCGGGCACAGCGGCGAGGCCCTCGGCAACTTCCCCCAGGCGTTCACCCACCTCGGCCTGGTGAGCGCGGCGTTCTACCTGAACCGCGTGGTCGGCAAGGAGTAG
- a CDS encoding TetR/AcrR family transcriptional regulator, which produces MPSTKSTSTKKPSTKKPSTQSTGAAEKPAPRRPKAPAKPPLVRGEAIVQRVLEATLHELAQVGYRGFRIEEVAARAEVNKTTVYRRWPSQRELIRDALRAAARDKRVAPNTGSLRSDLFALARTFVEQTRHPLGQSFIRMLMAESADSELFEILLSLREEHEAMQQPLIENAQARGELAPGVNHLIIFQALAGALHQRIFFMREDVDDTFLTNLIDLLLLGALHPSARRAL; this is translated from the coding sequence ATGCCGAGCACGAAGTCGACGAGCACGAAGAAGCCGAGCACGAAGAAGCCGAGCACGCAGTCGACGGGAGCGGCGGAGAAGCCCGCGCCTCGTCGGCCCAAGGCCCCGGCGAAGCCTCCGCTCGTGCGTGGCGAGGCCATCGTGCAGCGCGTGCTCGAGGCCACGCTCCACGAGCTCGCGCAGGTGGGCTACCGCGGCTTCCGGATCGAGGAAGTGGCGGCGCGCGCCGAGGTCAACAAGACGACCGTGTACCGCCGCTGGCCGAGCCAGCGTGAGCTCATCCGCGATGCGCTCCGCGCCGCGGCGCGGGACAAGCGCGTGGCGCCGAACACGGGCTCGCTGCGCTCCGATCTCTTCGCCCTGGCGCGGACGTTCGTCGAGCAGACGAGGCACCCGCTCGGCCAGAGCTTCATTCGGATGCTGATGGCGGAGAGCGCCGACTCGGAGCTGTTCGAGATCCTGCTCTCACTCCGCGAGGAGCACGAGGCCATGCAGCAGCCCCTCATCGAGAACGCGCAAGCGCGCGGAGAACTCGCGCCGGGCGTGAATCACCTCATCATTTTCCAGGCCCTCGCCGGCGCCCTCCACCAGCGGATCTTCTTCATGCGCGAGGACGTGGACGACACCTTCCTCACCAACTTGATCGACCTCCTGCTGCTCGGCGCGCTGCACCCGTCCGCGCGACGCGCGCTCTGA
- a CDS encoding zinc-dependent alcohol dehydrogenase, translated as MKALVFHRPKHVSVDQVNDPRIEHPRDAIVRVTLTAICGSDLHIYNGLIPQVRPMVLGHEFMGIVEEVGPQITNLKRGDRVIVPFPIACGDCFFCKAHLPPHCERSNREHYGPEGGLLREKGGALFGYTDLYGGYDGGQAELVRIPYADVGPRKVPDELTDEQALFLTDILPTGWTAVDQAHLQGGETVAVFGCGPVGLMAMKAAWIKGAGRVIGIDVEDYRVEMARSATGAEVIHARRDDPVKAIRAMTDGRGADVCIDAVGMEARRSLWKKLANVVHGQLGSTEALETCFSAVRRGGMVSIVGVYGMPYDNFPVGQIFDKGLRLWAGQALAQNYVDELMALIVAGKIRTDDIITHRMPLSDAAIGYDLFNKKKDNCVKVVLTP; from the coding sequence ATGAAGGCGCTCGTATTCCACCGACCGAAGCACGTCAGCGTGGACCAGGTGAACGACCCCCGCATCGAGCACCCGCGCGACGCCATCGTGCGCGTCACCCTGACGGCCATCTGCGGGTCCGATCTGCACATCTACAACGGCTTGATCCCGCAGGTCCGCCCCATGGTCCTCGGGCACGAGTTCATGGGCATCGTCGAGGAGGTCGGACCGCAGATCACCAACCTGAAGCGCGGTGACCGCGTGATCGTGCCGTTTCCCATCGCCTGCGGCGACTGCTTCTTCTGCAAGGCCCACCTGCCGCCCCACTGCGAGCGTTCGAACCGCGAGCATTACGGACCGGAAGGTGGCCTCCTCCGCGAGAAGGGCGGCGCCCTCTTCGGGTACACCGACCTCTACGGTGGCTACGACGGCGGCCAGGCCGAGCTGGTCCGCATCCCGTATGCCGACGTCGGCCCCCGCAAGGTCCCGGACGAACTGACCGACGAACAGGCCCTCTTCCTCACCGACATCCTCCCCACGGGCTGGACCGCCGTCGATCAGGCCCACCTCCAGGGGGGCGAGACCGTCGCCGTCTTCGGCTGCGGCCCCGTGGGGCTGATGGCCATGAAGGCCGCCTGGATCAAGGGCGCGGGACGGGTCATCGGCATCGATGTCGAGGACTACCGCGTCGAGATGGCCCGCAGCGCCACGGGCGCCGAAGTGATCCACGCCCGCCGGGACGACCCGGTGAAGGCCATCCGCGCCATGACCGACGGCCGCGGCGCCGACGTCTGCATCGACGCCGTCGGCATGGAGGCGCGCCGCAGCTTGTGGAAGAAGCTCGCCAACGTGGTGCACGGACAGCTCGGCTCCACCGAGGCCCTGGAGACCTGCTTCTCCGCGGTACGGCGTGGCGGCATGGTCTCGATCGTCGGCGTCTACGGCATGCCGTACGACAACTTCCCCGTGGGACAGATCTTCGACAAGGGCCTGCGCCTCTGGGCGGGCCAGGCGCTCGCGCAGAACTACGTCGACGAGCTGATGGCGCTGATCGTCGCGGGCAAGATCAGGACCGACGACATCATCACCCACCGCATGCCCCTCTCCGACGCGGCCATCGGCTACGACCTCTTCAACAAGAAGAAGGACAACTGCGTGAAGGTCGTCCTCACCCCGTGA
- a CDS encoding alpha/beta fold hydrolase yields MPRVNVRGCELYYEDSAARGQAVVFVHGVWMSGRFFQPQFLALGEQFRIVVPDLRGHGRSAQVPVGHTVPTYARDLRGLLETLKLDDVVLVGWSMGCMVIWDYIQQFGTQGIRGTVLVDQSPCDFKSDDWPFGAFDLPQLTAIMDLVQTNRDAFVHDFISLMGAEEPNDEQRQWFFDEITRPSEAIASAILFDQTMRDYRPMLEHINVPTLVGCGRKDKLVPTAASEHVARQIPGARHVIFDNSGHCPFLDEPERVNEELARFIQSLQ; encoded by the coding sequence ATGCCGAGAGTCAACGTGCGCGGCTGCGAGCTTTATTACGAGGACTCCGCGGCCAGGGGGCAAGCCGTCGTCTTCGTTCACGGGGTCTGGATGAGCGGCCGCTTCTTTCAACCACAATTTCTCGCGCTCGGAGAACAGTTCCGGATCGTCGTTCCCGATCTCCGCGGTCACGGGCGCTCTGCACAGGTCCCCGTGGGCCACACGGTCCCGACCTATGCGCGCGATCTGCGCGGTCTCCTCGAAACGCTGAAGCTCGACGACGTCGTGCTCGTGGGCTGGTCGATGGGCTGCATGGTCATCTGGGACTACATTCAGCAGTTCGGGACGCAGGGGATTCGCGGCACGGTGCTCGTCGATCAATCTCCCTGCGACTTCAAGAGCGACGACTGGCCTTTCGGGGCCTTCGATCTGCCGCAACTGACAGCCATCATGGACCTGGTGCAGACCAACCGGGATGCCTTCGTCCACGACTTCATCTCGCTCATGGGGGCGGAGGAGCCGAACGACGAGCAGCGGCAATGGTTCTTCGACGAGATCACCCGCCCCTCCGAGGCGATCGCGAGCGCCATCCTGTTCGATCAGACGATGCGCGACTACCGCCCGATGCTGGAGCACATCAATGTGCCCACGCTGGTGGGGTGCGGCCGCAAGGACAAGCTGGTCCCGACGGCCGCGAGCGAGCACGTCGCCCGGCAGATCCCAGGCGCGAGGCACGTGATCTTCGATAACAGCGGGCATTGCCCCTTCCTCGACGAGCCCGAGCGCGTCAACGAGGAGCTCGCGCGTTTCATTCAATCGTTGCAATAG
- a CDS encoding serine/threonine-protein kinase, giving the protein MDLTGTSWGAFEVWGPFSEGGMSRVWLARHRELSSPVVLKTLLDVADPEEAFTLLRREARLMARIPSPRVVRPVDVGVVEADSCGRVPYLAQEYVDGLDLAELERRRRAALRRSLPLWYVCRAITEVASALHSAHQTGVLHRDIKPSNLFGSPQTGIRLGDFGIAQARRGGSRKIGGTLRYLAPEVLRGAPPTRQCDVYSLGATAYDLHYGSPPFNDPVDIVGDSPVRFPAARSPNEAYFQHVLARMLERSPSQRFESVSGPLRQLSALSRDLRPQPPPAVYLGQGDFQLGPVHIRCIQGDIADASAEGIINSATDEMRMRDGVAGALRAKGGQEIEDEALRGGNRALGECVATNGGALACRYVIHAVSAWKEASCIGRASQRALLLAEELGLRTLALPALGTGRARVTSEASAYAMGAALQEHLALGGSRLREVTFVLYDRETLDLFIEQLSGLFLGDLDPHEDSREAQPRPSEALDETIYLGPRSQR; this is encoded by the coding sequence ATGGATCTGACGGGCACCTCCTGGGGTGCATTCGAGGTGTGGGGCCCCTTCAGTGAAGGGGGCATGAGCCGGGTGTGGCTGGCGCGGCATCGCGAGCTGAGCTCGCCCGTGGTGCTCAAGACCTTGCTCGACGTCGCCGACCCCGAGGAGGCCTTCACCCTGCTCCGCCGCGAAGCCCGCCTCATGGCGCGCATCCCCAGCCCGCGCGTCGTCCGCCCGGTCGACGTCGGCGTCGTCGAGGCGGACTCGTGCGGCCGCGTCCCCTACCTCGCGCAGGAGTACGTCGACGGTCTCGACCTCGCCGAGCTGGAGCGCCGCCGCCGCGCCGCCCTCCGCCGCAGCTTGCCCCTCTGGTACGTCTGCCGCGCCATCACCGAGGTCGCCAGCGCCTTGCACAGTGCCCACCAGACCGGCGTCCTGCACCGCGACATCAAGCCCTCCAACCTCTTCGGCTCCCCCCAGACCGGCATCCGCCTCGGCGACTTCGGCATCGCCCAGGCCCGCCGCGGCGGCAGCCGCAAGATCGGCGGCACCCTCCGCTACCTCGCCCCCGAGGTCCTTCGCGGCGCCCCGCCCACCCGCCAGTGCGACGTCTACTCGCTCGGCGCCACCGCCTACGATCTCCACTACGGCAGCCCCCCCTTCAACGACCCCGTGGACATCGTCGGCGACAGCCCCGTGCGTTTCCCGGCTGCTCGCTCCCCGAACGAAGCGTACTTCCAGCACGTCCTCGCGCGCATGCTGGAGCGCTCCCCTTCGCAGCGCTTCGAGTCCGTGAGCGGCCCCTTGCGCCAGCTCTCCGCCCTCTCGCGCGACCTTCGCCCCCAGCCCCCGCCCGCCGTCTACCTCGGCCAGGGCGACTTCCAGCTCGGCCCCGTGCACATCCGCTGCATCCAGGGCGACATCGCCGACGCCAGCGCCGAGGGCATCATCAACTCCGCCACCGACGAGATGCGCATGCGCGACGGTGTGGCCGGCGCCCTCCGCGCCAAAGGCGGCCAGGAGATCGAAGACGAAGCCTTGCGCGGCGGCAACCGCGCCCTCGGCGAATGCGTCGCCACGAACGGCGGCGCGCTCGCGTGCCGCTACGTCATCCACGCCGTCAGCGCCTGGAAAGAAGCCTCGTGCATCGGACGCGCCTCCCAGCGCGCCCTCCTCCTCGCCGAGGAACTCGGCCTCCGCACCCTCGCCCTTCCCGCGCTCGGCACCGGCCGCGCCCGCGTCACCTCCGAGGCCAGCGCCTACGCCATGGGCGCCGCCCTCCAGGAGCACCTCGCCCTCGGCGGCAGCCGCCTGCGCGAGGTGACCTTCGTGCTCTACGACCGCGAAACCCTCGACCTCTTCATCGAGCAGCTCAGCGGCCTCTTTCTCGGCGACCTCGACCCCCACGAAGACAGCCGAGAAGCCCAGCCACGCCCCTCCGAAGCGCTGGACGAGACGATCTACCTCGGCCCTCGCTCGCAGCGCTGA
- a CDS encoding efflux RND transporter periplasmic adaptor subunit: MNGHLVRVPLFLAVLAASASCKSTAAAPAESPAETISVETMKVREQPMPRSMKLTGSLRGGQQTELAANTVGRVVSTFVERGSAVKKGDKLATLDVRGAAASMNEVRRSVELARAQSDAAKRDCDLNTKLFEQNVISAAERDRVADTCRNAEISLQVAEARVRSAGIALVDGTIVAPFDGVVTERHVNPGEYVRPDSKVVTLVSLTDLRLEFTVPEANLAAVEEGRTLSFTVPAYPGRTFDGMVRFVGAAVREATRDLVAEAIVENKGGVLRPGMFATIALVTGEAPSPVLPKSALVKKEDNTTHVFAVVNKRLEERIVQAGAEKGEEVAIVRGLSRGDVIVMKPAEGLRNGQAVN, encoded by the coding sequence GTGAACGGTCATCTCGTTCGTGTCCCGCTGTTTCTGGCGGTGCTCGCCGCGTCCGCGAGCTGCAAGTCGACCGCCGCGGCTCCCGCGGAAAGCCCTGCCGAGACCATCTCCGTGGAGACGATGAAGGTGCGGGAGCAGCCGATGCCCCGCTCGATGAAGCTCACGGGCTCGCTGCGCGGGGGCCAGCAGACGGAGCTGGCGGCGAACACCGTGGGGCGAGTCGTCTCGACGTTCGTCGAGCGCGGCTCGGCGGTGAAGAAGGGCGACAAGCTCGCGACGCTCGACGTGCGCGGCGCCGCGGCCAGCATGAACGAGGTGCGCCGGAGCGTGGAGCTGGCGCGCGCCCAGTCCGACGCAGCGAAGCGGGACTGCGATCTGAACACGAAGCTGTTCGAGCAGAACGTGATCTCCGCGGCGGAGCGGGACCGGGTGGCGGACACCTGCCGGAACGCCGAGATCTCCCTCCAGGTCGCCGAGGCCCGCGTCCGGAGCGCGGGGATCGCGCTGGTGGACGGCACCATCGTGGCGCCCTTCGACGGGGTGGTGACCGAGCGGCACGTGAACCCGGGCGAGTACGTGCGACCCGACAGCAAGGTGGTGACCCTGGTGAGCCTCACCGATCTCCGGCTGGAGTTCACCGTGCCCGAGGCGAACCTCGCCGCCGTGGAGGAAGGCCGCACGCTCTCGTTCACCGTACCGGCCTACCCGGGCCGCACCTTCGACGGGATGGTGCGCTTCGTCGGCGCGGCGGTGCGCGAGGCGACGCGCGATCTCGTGGCCGAAGCCATCGTGGAGAACAAGGGCGGCGTGCTGCGCCCGGGCATGTTCGCCACGATCGCGCTGGTGACCGGCGAGGCGCCTTCGCCGGTGCTGCCGAAGTCGGCGCTCGTGAAGAAAGAGGACAACACGACGCACGTCTTCGCCGTGGTCAACAAGCGCCTGGAGGAGCGGATCGTCCAGGCGGGGGCCGAGAAGGGCGAGGAAGTGGCGATCGTGCGGGGGCTGTCGCGCGGTGACGTGATCGTGATGAAGCCAGCGGAAGGGCTTCGCAACGGTCAGGCCGTGAACTGA
- a CDS encoding radical SAM protein has product MSGTAIVFPPIRASRDFIDYPYFADLGAVQAAAVIRAIEGGVTLVDALALPGATLAPLTDDQVRLGVTPEAVVAALPASVSAFVVALTPFHRPPTRDPMLAGVLAPLRAAHPEAPIVLADLYQSGQHVVDAASEAILEAYPEVDVLLRYEAEQSLPVLLAELREQGRPARPCARIGVEPTPLDALPLPAWDLVDVEAYFRFHEAVVEGLGRPRWAFPIDGASMPLLTTRGCPYRCVHCSSNPTSRRNGEQIAPKTQRRYSPAYLDRLLGELKLRGARRVHLLDELVNVNEAHFDAVLALLGKHDLRFEVPNGMRADYVLPRHLEAMRGRLTTLSISAESGVQQVLDRVVDKQLDLAEITRVGHQASQAGVDTLVHFMIGLPGETRRDINGTLDFALRLHEETGAWPSVQFATPLPGTRLARMTEPSGSAEAQRAAGAPERPKPRTLPVIEDYGPYFQKAPSIETSDFSLEDLRRFKWTFDQRLAAGQGPKKVIMNVTYRCNNRCTFCATGTRTQFDGNVERQRELLVKYRKLGVRLLDFDGGEPTLNPNLLGLIRFARRLGYEKVNVTTNARMTSYDEFARKLTHSGVTSVLVSIHGPDAQTHAQNVGVAEAFEQTCEGARALVRHAPAGVELGANITLTKSNHRKLWGVAELVLSLGLPWLNVQFLTPFGRATSSVAPDTAEAARETMRVIDAFKDRMKIQVINLPFCFMPGYEDHLTGDLLKLERHMLFVNNDEVNLFEYLRERRVKKEVCGGCPHAIFCGGFYELEDAPEPKWLIRPEDLLRPVAGEVPRPTVEGLVR; this is encoded by the coding sequence GTGTCGGGCACGGCGATCGTCTTTCCTCCGATCCGCGCCTCGCGGGATTTCATCGATTACCCCTACTTCGCCGACCTGGGCGCGGTGCAGGCGGCAGCGGTGATCCGCGCCATCGAGGGGGGAGTCACGCTGGTGGACGCGCTCGCCCTGCCTGGCGCGACGCTGGCGCCGCTCACGGACGATCAGGTGCGTCTCGGTGTGACCCCCGAGGCGGTGGTCGCTGCGCTGCCAGCGTCGGTCTCGGCCTTCGTCGTGGCGCTGACGCCGTTTCATCGCCCCCCGACCCGGGATCCGATGCTGGCCGGTGTGCTCGCGCCGCTGCGCGCAGCACACCCCGAGGCGCCCATCGTGCTCGCGGATCTGTACCAGAGCGGGCAGCACGTGGTCGATGCGGCTTCCGAGGCGATCCTCGAAGCGTACCCCGAAGTGGACGTACTGCTGCGGTACGAGGCGGAGCAGAGCTTGCCGGTGCTGCTGGCCGAGCTGCGCGAGCAGGGTCGACCGGCCCGGCCCTGTGCACGGATCGGGGTGGAGCCGACGCCCCTCGACGCGCTGCCTCTGCCGGCCTGGGATCTCGTGGACGTCGAGGCGTACTTCCGGTTTCACGAGGCGGTCGTGGAGGGGCTGGGGCGGCCGCGGTGGGCCTTCCCCATCGATGGGGCGAGCATGCCGCTGCTCACCACCCGGGGCTGCCCGTACCGCTGCGTGCACTGCTCGTCGAACCCGACGTCGCGGCGCAACGGGGAGCAGATCGCACCGAAGACGCAGCGGCGTTACTCGCCAGCGTACCTGGATCGGTTGCTCGGTGAGCTCAAGCTCCGGGGGGCGCGGCGCGTTCATCTGCTCGACGAGCTGGTCAATGTGAACGAGGCGCACTTCGACGCGGTCCTCGCGCTGCTCGGCAAGCATGATCTCCGGTTCGAGGTGCCGAATGGGATGCGGGCGGACTACGTGCTGCCACGCCACCTCGAGGCGATGCGGGGTCGCCTGACCACGCTGAGCATCAGCGCCGAGAGCGGGGTGCAGCAGGTGCTGGACCGGGTCGTGGACAAGCAGCTCGACCTGGCGGAGATCACGCGGGTGGGCCACCAGGCCTCGCAGGCGGGCGTGGACACGCTGGTGCACTTCATGATCGGGCTCCCCGGCGAGACACGGCGCGACATCAACGGGACGCTCGATTTCGCCTTGCGCTTGCATGAAGAGACGGGGGCCTGGCCCAGCGTACAGTTCGCGACGCCGCTGCCAGGGACGCGCCTCGCGCGGATGACGGAGCCCAGCGGGAGCGCGGAGGCGCAGCGCGCGGCAGGTGCGCCGGAGAGGCCGAAGCCTCGGACGCTGCCGGTCATCGAGGACTACGGGCCCTATTTCCAGAAGGCGCCGTCGATCGAGACGTCGGACTTCTCGCTGGAGGATTTGCGGCGGTTCAAGTGGACCTTCGATCAGCGGCTGGCCGCAGGTCAGGGGCCGAAGAAGGTGATCATGAACGTCACCTACCGCTGCAACAACCGCTGTACGTTCTGTGCGACCGGGACGCGGACGCAGTTCGACGGCAACGTGGAACGGCAGCGAGAGCTGCTGGTGAAGTACCGGAAGCTCGGTGTGCGCCTGCTCGATTTCGATGGGGGTGAGCCGACGTTGAACCCGAACCTGCTCGGGCTGATCCGGTTCGCTCGCCGCCTCGGCTACGAGAAGGTGAACGTCACCACGAACGCGCGCATGACGAGCTACGACGAGTTCGCGCGCAAGCTGACGCACTCCGGGGTGACGTCGGTGCTGGTGTCGATTCATGGGCCGGACGCACAGACCCACGCGCAGAACGTCGGGGTGGCAGAGGCGTTCGAGCAGACCTGCGAAGGGGCGAGGGCCCTGGTGCGGCACGCGCCGGCAGGGGTGGAGCTGGGCGCGAACATCACCCTGACGAAGTCGAACCACAGGAAGCTGTGGGGGGTGGCAGAGCTGGTGCTGTCGTTGGGGCTGCCGTGGCTGAACGTGCAGTTCTTGACCCCCTTCGGGCGCGCCACGAGCTCCGTCGCGCCGGACACGGCGGAGGCGGCGCGCGAGACGATGCGGGTGATCGATGCCTTCAAGGACCGGATGAAGATCCAGGTGATCAACCTGCCGTTCTGCTTCATGCCCGGGTACGAGGATCACCTGACGGGAGATCTGCTGAAGCTCGAGCGGCACATGCTCTTCGTGAACAACGACGAGGTGAACCTGTTCGAGTACCTGCGCGAGCGGCGGGTGAAGAAGGAGGTGTGCGGGGGTTGTCCCCACGCCATCTTCTGCGGGGGGTTCTACGAGCTGGAAGACGCCCCCGAGCCGAAGTGGTTGATCCGACCCGAGGATCTGCTGCGGCCCGTCGCCGGGGAGGTGCCACGGCCGACGGTGGAAGGGCTGGTCCGGTAG
- a CDS encoding PH domain-containing protein — protein MSPVPPARTPVAWPAGIEVRYLDAAGRPREEGDGAAARDGGVVLRLRWFGLHHVLLLILCIWWDSILVRVQVPALIGEYYGRAVELMGRPGGLRSLFVLLALLAYGAMCVGVSYYTVAGLLNHTEITATAERLTIRHGPIPWRGRRTIEVRRIRQFRIERVPGPRGGNSYDLHALLVDGPSVGVVHRVSKAHARFLEHVLGSHLDLAPGISPADTDGMG, from the coding sequence ATGAGCCCCGTCCCTCCCGCGCGCACGCCCGTCGCGTGGCCAGCCGGCATCGAGGTGCGCTACCTCGATGCGGCCGGGAGGCCACGCGAGGAGGGCGACGGCGCCGCGGCCAGAGACGGAGGCGTGGTGCTGCGGCTGCGCTGGTTCGGGCTCCACCACGTGCTCTTGCTCATTCTGTGCATCTGGTGGGATTCGATCCTCGTTCGCGTGCAGGTGCCCGCGCTCATCGGTGAGTATTACGGCAGGGCCGTCGAGCTGATGGGTCGTCCCGGCGGGCTGCGGTCGCTGTTCGTGCTGCTGGCGCTGCTGGCCTACGGCGCCATGTGCGTGGGCGTCAGCTATTACACCGTCGCGGGCCTGCTCAATCACACGGAGATCACCGCCACGGCGGAGAGGCTCACCATTCGCCACGGCCCCATCCCGTGGCGCGGGCGCCGCACGATCGAGGTGCGCAGGATCCGTCAGTTCCGGATCGAGCGGGTGCCGGGTCCGCGTGGAGGAAACTCGTACGACCTCCACGCCCTCCTCGTCGACGGTCCCTCGGTCGGCGTGGTCCACCGCGTCAGCAAGGCCCACGCGCGCTTTCTGGAGCACGTGCTCGGGTCGCACCTCGACCTCGCGCCCGGCATCTCCCCGGCAGACACCGATGGCATGGGCTGA